The Zonotrichia albicollis isolate bZonAlb1 chromosome 9, bZonAlb1.hap1, whole genome shotgun sequence genome has a window encoding:
- the LOC141730079 gene encoding olfactory receptor 14J1-like, whose translation MSNSSSIRHFLLLALADTRQLQLLHFCLLLGISLAAFLGNGLIISAVACGHHLHTPMFFFLLNLALSDLGSICTTVPKAMHNSLWDTRNISYTGCAAQLFFFMFFFSAEYFLLTIMSYDRYVSICKPLHYGTLLGSRACAHMAAAAWASAFLYSLLHMANTFSLPLCHGNALGQFFCEIPQILKLSCSNSYIREFGPLISSAFLFFACFVFIVFSYVQIFRAVLRIPSEQGRHKAFSTCLPHLTVVSLFLSTGTFAYFKSPSISSPSLDLAVSVLYSVVPPAMNPLIYSLRNQELKAAVRRQMTGCIQQH comes from the coding sequence atgtccaacagcagctccatcaggcacttcctcctgctggcattggcagacacgcggcagctgcagctcctgcacttctgcctcttgctgggcatctccctggctgccttcctgggcaacggcctcatcatcagcgccgtagcctgcggccaccacctgcacacgcccatgttcttcttcctgctcaacctggccctcagcgacctgggctccatctgcaccactgtccccaaagccatgcacaattccctctgggacaccaggaacatctcctacactggatgtgctgctcagctctttttctttatgtttttcttctcagcagagtatttcctcctgaccatcatgagctacgaccgctacgtgtccatctgcaaacccctgcactatgggaccctcctgggcagcagagcttgtgcccacatggcagcagctgcctgggccagtgcctttctctattcactgctgcacatggccaatacattttccctgcctctgtgccatggcaatgccctgggccagttcttctgtgaaatcccacagatcctcaaactTTCCTGCTCAAATTCCTACATTAGGGAATTTGGTCCTCTTATAAGTagtgcttttctgttttttgcttgttttgtgttcattgttttctcctatgtgcagatcttcagggctgtgctgaggatcccctctgagcaaggacggcacaaagccttttccacctgcctccctcacctcaCTGTGGTctctctgttcctcagcactggcacatttgcCTACTTTAAGtctccctccatctcctccccatccctggatctggccgtgtcagttctgtactcagtggtgcctccagccatgaaccccctcatctacagcctaaggaaccaggagctcaaggctgcagtgaggagacAGATGACCGGATGCATTCAgcaacattaa